In a single window of the Rhopalosiphum padi isolate XX-2018 chromosome 1, ASM2088224v1, whole genome shotgun sequence genome:
- the LOC132918423 gene encoding zinc finger protein ZFP2-like gives MKNMEFTQNNHLTMRRQTGIREKKPYLRYVSNQRIVIDSELTVHPRMCTDKSYPSCGVCGKEFSSNSVLAVHQRTHTGVKPYDYNNCGKSFSQKTNLINHLRTHIGEKPFDCDECEKSFSQKTNLINHLRTHTGEKPYDCYVCGKSFSQKSSLTRHLWKHTGKKPYRCGVCDKKFSLSATLMKPGGRTRARSCAAVTCDSPTSCNKRTN, from the coding sequence atgaaaaatatggaaTTTACACAAAACAATCATCTGACGATGCGCCGACAGACAGGAATAAGAGAAAAGAAACCCTATCTGCGTTACGTTTCTAATCAGAGGATTGTCATCGATAGCGAGTTGACAGTGCACCCGCGTATGTGTACTGATAAATCATACCCATCATGCGGCGTATGTGGCAAGGAGTTTAGCAGTAATAGCGTACTGGCGGTACATCAGCGGACGCACACGGGCGTAAAACCGTACGATTATAACAACTGTGGTAAGTCGTTCTCTCAAAAAACCAATTTGATTAACCACTTGCGGACGCATATTGGCGAGAAGCCGTTTGATTGCGACGAGTGCGAAAAGTCGTTCTCTCAAAAAACCAATTTGATTAACCACTTGCGGACGCATACTGGCGAGAAGCCATACGACTGTTACGTGTGCGGTAAGTCATTTTctcaaaaaagtagtttaacTAGGCACCTGTGGAAGCACACCGGTAAAAAACCGTACCGCTGTGGTGTATGTGACAAGAAGTTTAGTTTGAGTGCCACACTGATGAAACCGGGCGGACGCACACGGGCGAGAAGCTGTGCCGCAGTGACGTGCGACAGTCCGACGAGTTGCAATAAAAGGACGAATTAG
- the LOC132917077 gene encoding GATOR1 complex protein NPRL3 → MLIHLLRATQNDLFFYFIVHTNLFKITMTANPGPAHSTSDAPFRLTDSETNPMCIYLVKNDSKGDKLLFRYPFHSFRGPVKVSLNDHKRSLHKDAGLEKTVRPHDLTIFTDDVISSLFAVKMELCDRKFELKVNNVRFVGHPMQLQTGGSESSGGGGEGGNKKPQSPSIIMINIVFALDAFARRQISNCYYDLSKILGVALRHEEKRCAYLSSQIKDMLYIHDTMANECDLDSSIDNNKHFEKILENSTLALDLKSVFEGVVTNGLIKLKVNDWVDVSFCLPHKVHHFYRDGQYFEPESINKCLKGLRPYHGLLLMAERKVLLDNLPQDSSPSIVRLINMYNPVKSLETLSADSDLTLAQVFNIAGHLIYWGDAIVIFPLSETNMYAIAPNVPTERNNKFAKKFEKRFPGQKLLEVMSEFSFPTSLQYKMCPIEDKSSGSTTIQILIWLLQHKMLLQYHTYVYFMPSSKGLGYYNDESEFHDYNNKHPSEAPMTTYQTLSENWLQLSSGGYSSSMSSAEEMFHSLDEDEQIALMHIPASANPDDFRLLMRLLKQGYLSGEHHLEEIMYLENIRRSELLKLLDKFKDVLVTVEMEDPIISNFYSH, encoded by the exons ATGTTAATCCATTTACTGAGAGCGACTCAAAACgacttgtttttttattttatcgttcatacgaatttatttaaaatcacgaTGACTGCGAACCCGGGACCGGCACATTCAACGTCGGATGCCCCATTCCGTTTGACCGACTCGGAAACGAATCCAATGTGCATATATCTAGTGAAAAACGATAGCAAGGGCGACAAATTGTTGTTCCGTTATCCGTTCCACAGTTTTCGAGGACCCGTCAAGGTGAGTCTGAACGATCACAAACGGTCTTTGCACAAAGACGCGGGACTGGAAAAGACTGTTCGACCGCACGATCTCACCATCTTTACGGACGACGTCATATCTAGTCTGTTCGCCGTCAAGATGGAGCTGTGCGACCGCAAGTTTGAGCTGAAAGTGAACAACGTTCGATTCGTTGGTCATCCAATGCAGCTGCAGACAGGTGGTAGCGAGAGTAGTGGCGGCGGTGGTGAAGGCGGCAACAAAAAACCGCAGAGCCCATCGATCATAATGATCAACATTGTTTTTGCGTTGGACGCATTTGCCCGCCGTCAGATATCTAACTGTTACTACGACCTGAGTAAAATATTGGGTGTTGCTCTGCGACACGAAGAAAAGCGTTGTGCGTATCTATCCTCACAAATAAAAGATATGCTCTACATACATGATACCATGGCAAA tgaATGTGACCTAGACTCatctattgataataataaacattttgaaaaaatccTTGAAAACAGTACATTAGCACTGGATTTGAAATCGGTGTTTGAAGGTGTAGTTACGAATGGTTTGATCAAATTAAAAGTGAATGACTGGGTGGATGTCAGCTTCTGTTTGCCACACAAGGTTCATCATTTCTATAGAGATGGACAATACTTTGAACCGGAATCTATTAACAA GTGTTTAAAAGGACTTAGACCATATCATGGTTTGCTGTTAATGGCTGAACGTAAGGTTCTGCTGGACAACTTGCCACAAGATTCTAGTCCATCAATTGTTCGACTAATCAATATGTATAACCCAGTCAAAAGTTTAGAAACCTTATCTGCTGACTCTGATCTTACCTTGGCTCAG gtATTTAATATAGCTGGACATTTGATTTATTGGGGTGATGCAATTGTAATATTTCCATTGTCTGAAACAAACATGTATGCCATTGCTCCTAATGTCCCAACTGAACGCAACAATAAATTTGCCAAAAAATTTGAAAAGAGGTTTCCCGGACAAAAATTATTagag gtaatGAGTGAATTTTCCTTTCCAACATCATTGCAGTATAAAATGTGTCCTATTGAAGATAAAAGTAGTGGCTCAACAacgattcaaattttaatttggttGTTACagcataaaatgttattacaatatcatacaTATGTGTATTTTATGCCATCCAGTAAAGgactt ggttattataatgatgaatCAGAATTtcatgactataataataaacatcctTCTGAAGCGCCAATGACTACATATCAGACCCTATCGGAAAATTGGCTTCAGTTGTCATCAGGGGGATACAGTTCTTCCATGTCAAGCGCTGAAGAAATGTTTCACAGTTTAGATGAAGACGAGCAAATAGCATTGATGCATATACCTGCATCAGCAAATCCTGATGATTTTCGTTTATTGATGCGATTATTAAAACAAGGTTATCTTTCTGGAGAACATCATTTAGAAGAGATAATGTATTTAGAGAATATAAGGCGATCagaattactaaaattattagacAAATTCAAAGATGTACTGGTAACTGTTGAAATGGAAGATCCAATAATCAgtaatttttattctcattaa